From Nitrospirota bacterium, one genomic window encodes:
- a CDS encoding FAD-dependent oxidoreductase, with protein MCWTVPASTIRGRTDTVRALLDAVHAGGARAFMQLNYPKERVLDHEVPGAKQKGAGWVAPLAAVMTARESLEVVGLMADGAKRARGLGYDGIEVQASYGDLVSQLLSPLSNKRTDELGGRLENRARFLVELIKAVKEKAGRDYPVMVKLVCDEFVEGGLRPNDTAVIARMAEQAGADAILASGGNKATKHMTVPSHYLPPGALVHLARAIKEAVAIPVIAIGKINTPELAEEVIGDGDADFVAMARPLLADPYFPEKARAGLSGEIRRCLYDLEDCAERGVEGVGRTCTVNPFAGQEYRLKMKRAERSKRVVVVGGGPAGMQAALLASRRGHEVVLYEKNDALGGQLRIASLAPCKEEVEGALRYMEYMLGKTQAKLVLNTSATVEDILSHNPEAVIIAVGSTPILPDVPGGALPSVYDARTVYERPLELGRDVVIVGGGDIGCETADLLAERGAVVTVVEMLEEPLHRMKEIPKRALLGRLKKKNVEILTSTKVVAVEAGKVSVEGNNGVRKELTADAVIFSTGSLPADSLSGLLRDSVEEVYVVGDARTPGSLGAALRSATDVALNL; from the coding sequence TTGTGCTGGACTGTCCCTGCCTCGACTATCCGAGGGCGTACAGATACTGTCAGGGCCCTCCTCGACGCGGTCCATGCCGGGGGAGCCAGGGCATTCATGCAGCTCAATTATCCAAAAGAGCGCGTCCTGGACCACGAAGTCCCGGGAGCCAAACAGAAAGGGGCTGGATGGGTCGCGCCCCTCGCGGCGGTGATGACGGCGAGGGAGTCGCTGGAGGTGGTGGGACTCATGGCGGACGGAGCAAAGAGGGCGCGAGGGCTGGGCTACGACGGCATCGAGGTCCAGGCAAGCTACGGCGACCTCGTCTCGCAGCTCCTGTCGCCCCTTTCGAACAAAAGGACGGACGAGCTGGGCGGCAGACTCGAAAACCGTGCGCGTTTTCTCGTGGAGCTTATTAAAGCGGTCAAAGAGAAGGCCGGCAGAGACTATCCGGTGATGGTGAAGCTCGTCTGTGACGAGTTCGTGGAGGGAGGGCTGAGGCCGAATGACACGGCGGTGATAGCCCGAATGGCGGAGCAGGCCGGAGCGGATGCCATCCTTGCATCGGGAGGGAACAAGGCGACCAAGCACATGACGGTCCCCTCCCATTATCTTCCCCCCGGCGCCCTCGTTCACCTCGCCAGGGCAATAAAAGAGGCGGTCGCCATACCGGTCATCGCCATCGGCAAGATCAACACGCCCGAGCTCGCGGAAGAAGTCATCGGAGACGGCGACGCCGACTTTGTCGCCATGGCCCGGCCGCTTTTGGCCGACCCTTATTTTCCCGAGAAGGCCCGGGCGGGGCTGAGCGGGGAGATACGCAGATGTCTCTACGACCTTGAAGATTGCGCCGAGAGGGGCGTCGAGGGCGTCGGCAGGACCTGCACGGTGAACCCGTTCGCGGGGCAGGAATACAGGCTGAAGATGAAGCGAGCCGAAAGAAGCAAGAGGGTCGTTGTCGTCGGCGGAGGCCCGGCGGGCATGCAGGCCGCGCTCCTTGCGAGCCGGCGGGGGCATGAGGTGGTTCTCTACGAAAAGAACGACGCCCTCGGCGGCCAGTTGAGAATCGCCTCGCTCGCTCCGTGCAAAGAGGAAGTGGAAGGGGCTTTGAGATACATGGAATACATGCTTGGCAAAACGCAGGCAAAGCTCGTTCTGAACACGTCGGCTACGGTTGAAGATATCCTCTCTCACAATCCCGAGGCGGTAATCATCGCCGTCGGGTCAACGCCTATTCTGCCGGACGTTCCCGGCGGAGCCCTGCCCTCGGTGTACGACGCCAGGACGGTCTACGAAAGGCCCCTGGAGCTTGGAAGGGACGTGGTCATCGTCGGCGGAGGCGACATCGGATGCGAGACCGCGGACCTTCTTGCGGAGAGAGGCGCGGTGGTCACCGTCGTCGAAATGCTGGAGGAGCCGCTCCACAGGATGAAGGAAATCCCCAAGCGGGCACTGCTCGGAAGACTCAAGAAGAAGAACGTGGAAATCCTGACGAGCACAAAGGTTGTCGCCGTCGAGGCCGGGAAGGTGAGCGTCGAGGGCAACAACGGCGTGAGGAAAGAATTGACGGCCGACGCGGTGATTTTCTCCACCGGGTCCCTGCCGGCTGACTCCCTCTCGGGTTTGCTCAGAGATTCGGTCGAGGAGGTCTATGTCGTGGGAGACGCCAGGACCCCGGGCAGCCTTGGCGCGGCGCTGCGAAGCGCAACGGACGTTGCGTTGAACCTGTAG
- a CDS encoding chemotaxis response regulator protein-glutamate methylesterase, with protein MKKIHVLVVDDSAVARKTLADVLASDRGIVVVGTAPDPYIAAEKIRQRMPDVITLDVEMPRMDGITFLKRLMSQHPVPVVICSSLTGAGTETALRALEYGAVEIISKPRLGAKEYLEESRERICEAVRAASVANVRKLSVPALAVAQKLTADAVMPVAAYSPARSLTHTTDKVVAVGASTGGTEALRQFLEALPLDAPGMVIVQHMPEHFTTAFANRLNASCRITVKEAANGDSVIRGRALIAPGNKHILLKVSGAKYFVEVTDGPLVCRHRPSVDVLFRSVARNAGKNAVGVIMTGMGDDGAQGLKEMHAAGALTIAQDEATCIIFGMPKEAIRQGAVRKVLPLDAIADGVVRACGNDGQANDQGGERWR; from the coding sequence ATGAAGAAGATACATGTGCTTGTCGTCGACGATTCGGCAGTCGCCAGAAAGACTCTGGCGGACGTATTGGCGTCGGACCGGGGTATCGTCGTCGTGGGGACGGCTCCCGACCCTTACATTGCCGCCGAGAAGATACGGCAGCGCATGCCCGACGTCATCACCCTGGACGTGGAGATGCCCAGGATGGATGGGATTACGTTCCTGAAGAGGCTGATGAGCCAGCATCCCGTTCCGGTGGTCATTTGCTCGAGCCTGACCGGCGCGGGCACGGAAACCGCTCTCAGGGCCTTGGAGTACGGCGCCGTGGAGATAATTTCCAAGCCCCGCCTCGGGGCCAAGGAATACCTGGAAGAGTCCAGGGAGCGTATCTGCGAGGCCGTGAGGGCGGCATCGGTGGCGAACGTGAGAAAACTCTCCGTGCCCGCTCTCGCGGTTGCCCAGAAACTTACGGCCGACGCGGTCATGCCCGTTGCGGCGTACTCTCCGGCCCGCTCCTTGACGCACACCACCGACAAAGTCGTGGCTGTGGGGGCGTCCACCGGGGGGACGGAGGCGCTTCGCCAGTTTCTGGAAGCCCTGCCCCTCGATGCCCCCGGGATGGTCATCGTGCAGCACATGCCCGAACATTTTACGACGGCGTTTGCGAATCGCCTGAACGCAAGCTGCAGGATTACGGTGAAGGAGGCCGCCAACGGGGACTCCGTCATCCGGGGAAGGGCGCTCATCGCGCCGGGCAACAAGCATATCCTCCTGAAAGTGAGCGGCGCCAAGTATTTCGTTGAAGTCACCGACGGGCCGCTGGTCTGCCGGCACAGGCCGTCGGTGGACGTGCTGTTCAGGTCGGTGGCGCGCAACGCCGGGAAAAACGCCGTCGGCGTGATCATGACGGGCATGGGCGATGACGGTGCTCAAGGCTTGAAGGAGATGCACGCGGCCGGTGCCCTGACCATCGCCCAGGACGAGGCCACCTGCATCATTTTCGGCATGCCCAAGGAGGCCATCAGACAGGGGGCCGTCCGGAAGGTGCTGCCGCTGGATGCCATAGCGGATGGTGTTGTCAGGGCGTGCGGCAACGACGGGCAGGCGAACGACCAAGGAGGTGAGAGGTGGAGATGA
- a CDS encoding chemotaxis protein CheD, which yields MSEKTSSGGDFHEVVDASVESRKVFLHAGMIFSSLKPHVVVTVLGSCVSVCLWDSGLRAGGINHYLVPFWNGEGLMSPRYGNVAIRKLISKMLSLGGKREALVAKVFGGASLMTESTLFTCVGERNIALALDVLAQEGIPIVKQDVGGKSGRRIVFDTQTGSVLMKRIPHIQR from the coding sequence ATGAGCGAGAAGACATCGAGCGGGGGCGATTTTCATGAAGTCGTCGACGCTTCCGTGGAGTCCAGGAAGGTCTTTCTGCATGCGGGAATGATTTTCAGCTCCCTCAAGCCCCATGTCGTCGTCACGGTGCTCGGCTCCTGTGTCTCGGTCTGCCTGTGGGACAGCGGGCTCAGGGCGGGCGGCATAAACCATTATCTCGTTCCCTTCTGGAACGGGGAGGGCCTCATGTCGCCGCGGTACGGGAACGTCGCGATACGGAAGCTCATCTCCAAAATGCTCTCGCTGGGGGGCAAACGCGAAGCACTTGTCGCCAAGGTCTTCGGGGGCGCATCGCTGATGACGGAATCCACCCTTTTCACGTGCGTGGGGGAGCGTAACATTGCGCTGGCCCTGGATGTCCTGGCACAGGAGGGGATTCCCATCGTAAAGCAGGACGTCGGTGGGAAGAGCGGCAGGAGAATCGTTTTCGATACGCAGACGGGCAGTGTTTTAATGAAGAGGATTCCGCACATACAGCGCTGA
- a CDS encoding HAMP domain-containing sensor histidine kinase, with the protein MSDFGHDPLRGKPRDGAGQPELLHKELDALTRKLDMVNQRLQESEAVQSSFLSHIRNELVDPLTSIRGLAWYLQSLEAKDGESACHVAELIEREALEADFLLRNVITAAEVEAGECTLEVCRVHVPSMVTSVLQSIRYGARDKDIDVSTQGDMMTGENDPWFLTDGGKLELVARNLFSNAVKFSGPGSAVVVRVLRDATDLRLSVRDEGTGIERCHHERIFERFTQLSKGSGRAYRGLGLGLSVVKALVEMLGGRISFSSTPGAGSEFSVDIPENMPSDAACALVYRGNFLVF; encoded by the coding sequence ATGAGTGATTTTGGGCACGACCCTCTGCGGGGGAAGCCGCGCGACGGCGCGGGGCAGCCGGAGTTGCTGCACAAGGAACTGGACGCTCTGACCAGGAAGCTGGACATGGTGAACCAGAGGCTTCAGGAGTCCGAGGCCGTGCAGAGCTCTTTTCTTTCGCACATCCGAAACGAACTGGTCGACCCTCTGACGTCCATCCGCGGGTTGGCGTGGTATCTGCAGTCCCTGGAGGCAAAGGACGGGGAGAGCGCATGCCACGTGGCGGAGCTGATAGAAAGAGAGGCGCTGGAGGCGGACTTCCTGCTTCGGAACGTCATCACGGCGGCCGAGGTCGAGGCCGGCGAATGTACCCTGGAGGTCTGCCGCGTGCATGTGCCCTCCATGGTGACAAGCGTCCTTCAGTCAATCCGGTACGGAGCCCGCGACAAGGACATCGACGTCTCCACGCAAGGGGACATGATGACCGGAGAGAACGACCCCTGGTTTCTTACGGACGGCGGCAAACTGGAACTGGTGGCGAGAAATCTGTTCTCCAACGCCGTGAAGTTCAGCGGACCGGGCTCCGCGGTGGTCGTGCGGGTTCTGCGGGACGCAACCGACCTGCGCCTCTCCGTCCGGGACGAAGGCACGGGGATTGAGCGGTGTCATCACGAGCGCATCTTCGAGAGGTTCACGCAGCTCAGCAAGGGCTCCGGCCGGGCGTACAGGGGGTTGGGTCTCGGGCTCAGCGTCGTCAAGGCCCTCGTGGAGATGCTGGGCGGAAGGATTTCCTTTTCGAGCACCCCGGGGGCGGGGAGCGAGTTTTCCGTGGACATCCCCGAGAATATGCCGTCGGACGCGGCGTGTGCCCTCGTCTACAGAGGGAACTTCCTCGTTTTCTAG
- a CDS encoding NAD(P)/FAD-dependent oxidoreductase, with translation MARKSYDLVVLGTGTAGASIAFGCREAGWKVAVVDYRPYGGTCALRGCNPKKVLYGLAETVERSRALTGKGIAREAVMDWPGLMKFKRSFTDPRPAQTETYFKEDGIDAYHGKARFTGKNTVSIDGRADLEARKVAIATGARPATLGIEGEELMTTSDRFLELEKLPDSIMFVGGGYISFELANIARAAGAEVMIMHRSGTVLKRFDRDLAALLVTSFEQRGIRVVTGKEVKAIRKKGGALRADSQDGKAFEADMIVHGAGRVPEIDELDLEKAGVEHDKRGVVVNEFMQSVSNPDVYAAGDSASRGLPLTPPAGVGGRTAARNLLYGNSTKADFTATPSVVFTTPPLALVGMTEEEAQTNGLSYDVNYGDTSSGFTSRRLGLGASGYKVLLEKETNRILGAHLLGHNADEVINVFAAAMRLGVPARELGTVIWAYPTSSTDVADML, from the coding sequence GTGGCAAGGAAATCCTACGACCTTGTTGTCCTGGGCACGGGAACCGCAGGCGCTTCAATCGCATTCGGGTGCAGGGAGGCCGGCTGGAAAGTGGCGGTGGTGGACTACAGGCCTTACGGCGGCACGTGCGCGCTCAGGGGCTGTAACCCGAAGAAGGTCCTTTACGGACTTGCCGAGACGGTCGAGCGGAGCCGGGCCTTGACGGGAAAGGGCATCGCGCGCGAGGCGGTCATGGACTGGCCGGGACTCATGAAGTTCAAGCGGAGCTTCACCGACCCCAGGCCCGCACAGACGGAGACGTATTTCAAGGAAGACGGGATAGATGCATATCACGGGAAAGCCCGCTTTACGGGGAAAAACACCGTATCCATCGACGGGCGGGCCGACCTGGAGGCGCGAAAGGTCGCCATCGCCACGGGTGCAAGGCCCGCGACCCTTGGCATCGAGGGAGAAGAGCTCATGACCACGAGCGACCGCTTCCTCGAGCTCGAGAAACTGCCGGACTCCATCATGTTCGTGGGCGGCGGATACATATCCTTCGAGCTTGCCAACATCGCCCGGGCGGCCGGGGCCGAGGTCATGATAATGCACCGGAGCGGCACGGTGCTGAAGAGGTTCGACCGGGACCTCGCGGCGCTCCTGGTCACGTCTTTCGAGCAAAGAGGGATACGCGTGGTTACGGGCAAGGAGGTAAAGGCCATCCGGAAGAAAGGCGGCGCTCTCAGGGCCGACAGCCAGGACGGCAAGGCCTTCGAGGCCGACATGATTGTCCACGGCGCGGGACGGGTGCCCGAGATAGACGAACTGGACCTGGAGAAGGCCGGCGTGGAGCACGACAAAAGAGGCGTCGTCGTAAACGAATTCATGCAGAGCGTGTCCAACCCCGATGTCTACGCAGCAGGCGATTCCGCCTCGAGGGGGCTCCCCCTGACGCCGCCTGCCGGGGTGGGAGGCAGGACGGCGGCCCGGAACCTCCTGTACGGCAACAGCACGAAGGCAGACTTTACGGCTACCCCGAGCGTTGTCTTTACCACCCCGCCCCTGGCGTTGGTCGGGATGACCGAAGAAGAGGCGCAAACGAACGGCTTGAGCTACGACGTCAATTACGGCGACACCTCGAGTGGATTCACCTCCCGGAGGCTCGGTCTCGGCGCCTCGGGCTATAAGGTCCTGCTCGAAAAGGAAACGAACAGAATCCTCGGCGCTCATTTGCTGGGCCATAACGCCGACGAGGTGATAAACGTCTTCGCGGCGGCGATGAGACTGGGCGTTCCGGCCCGGGAGCTCGGCACGGTAATCTGGGCCTATCCCACATCGTCTACGGATGTGGCCGACATGCTCTAG